One Curtobacterium herbarum genomic window carries:
- a CDS encoding dTDP-4-dehydrorhamnose 3,5-epimerase family protein, protein MQIRELKIPGAWEFTPVQHGDARGAFLEAYRADVLEQTVGHPLDLRQVNMSISSRGVARGIHYALVPPSQAKYVTAVRGAFIDYIIDIRVGSPTFGQWDSVRIDDVDRRAVYLSEGLGHAIVALEDQSTVNYLVSAHYDPQREKGISILDPTVGLELPDGIGEPVLSEKDTGAPTLEQAAELGLLPTYDECVAYTESLRTTNK, encoded by the coding sequence GTGCAGATCCGCGAACTGAAGATCCCCGGCGCGTGGGAGTTCACGCCCGTCCAGCACGGCGACGCACGAGGAGCGTTCCTCGAGGCGTACCGGGCCGACGTGCTCGAGCAGACCGTCGGGCACCCGCTCGATCTCCGTCAGGTGAACATGTCGATCTCGTCGCGCGGCGTCGCGCGGGGGATCCACTACGCCCTGGTCCCGCCGAGCCAGGCGAAGTACGTCACCGCGGTGCGCGGCGCGTTCATCGACTACATCATCGACATCCGCGTCGGTTCGCCGACGTTCGGGCAGTGGGACTCCGTCCGCATCGACGACGTCGACCGCCGCGCCGTGTACCTGTCCGAGGGCCTCGGCCACGCGATCGTCGCGCTCGAGGACCAGTCCACCGTGAACTACCTGGTGAGCGCCCACTACGACCCCCAGCGCGAGAAGGGGATCAGCATCCTCGACCCGACGGTCGGCCTCGAGCTGCCGGACGGCATCGGCGAGCCGGTCCTGTCCGAGAAGGACACCGGTGCGCCGACCCTCGAGCAGGCTGCCGAGCTCGGACTCCTCCCGACGTACGACGAGTGCGTCGCCTACACCGAGTCCCTCCGGACCACGAACAAGTAA
- the rfbA gene encoding glucose-1-phosphate thymidylyltransferase RfbA, translated as MKGIILAGGSGTRLWPITKGISKQLMPIYDKPMVYYPLSTLMMAGIREVLVITTPEYNDQFRALLGDGSALGMTIEYAVQPSPDGLAQAFVIGEDFIGDDSVALVLGDNIFHGTGLGTSLQKNTTVQGATIFAYHVADPKAYGVVEFDDDFTAVSIEEKPAHPKSNYAVPGLYFYDNDVVEIAKTIEPSARGELEISTVNERYLEAGSLGVEVLDRGTAWLDTGTFESMMQASEYVKVIEDRQGHKIGCIEEIAWRNGWIDDDALAALAAPLAKSGYGVYLQNLLRG; from the coding sequence ATGAAGGGCATCATCCTCGCCGGTGGTTCCGGCACCCGCCTCTGGCCGATCACCAAGGGCATCTCGAAGCAGCTCATGCCGATCTACGACAAGCCGATGGTCTACTACCCGCTGTCGACGCTGATGATGGCCGGCATCCGCGAGGTCCTCGTCATCACGACGCCGGAGTACAACGACCAGTTCCGGGCGCTGCTCGGCGACGGCTCGGCCCTCGGCATGACGATCGAGTACGCCGTCCAGCCGAGCCCGGACGGCCTGGCGCAGGCGTTCGTCATCGGTGAGGACTTCATCGGTGACGACAGCGTCGCGCTGGTCCTCGGAGACAACATCTTCCACGGCACCGGCCTCGGCACGAGTCTGCAGAAGAACACCACGGTGCAGGGCGCGACGATCTTCGCCTACCACGTGGCCGACCCCAAGGCGTACGGCGTCGTGGAGTTCGACGACGACTTCACCGCGGTCTCCATCGAGGAGAAGCCGGCGCACCCGAAGTCGAACTACGCGGTCCCCGGCCTCTACTTCTACGACAACGACGTCGTGGAGATCGCCAAGACCATCGAGCCGAGCGCCCGCGGCGAGCTCGAGATCTCGACCGTCAACGAGCGCTACCTCGAGGCGGGTTCGCTCGGGGTCGAGGTCCTGGACCGCGGCACCGCGTGGCTCGACACCGGCACGTTCGAGTCGATGATGCAGGCGTCCGAGTACGTCAAGGTCATCGAGGACCGCCAGGGCCACAAGATCGGCTGCATCGAGGAGATCGCCTGGCGCAACGGGTGGATCGACGACGACGCCCTCGCGGCCCTCGCCGCCCCGCTGGCGAAGAGCGGTTACGGCGTGTACCTGCAGAACCTGCTCCGCGGCTGA
- a CDS encoding glycosyltransferase family 2 protein, which translates to MKLFVQIPCLNEEETLPAVLETIPTSIPGVDEIEILIIDDGSTDRTVEVARAHGVTHIVRHTTNMGLARSFRDGVDYALLHGADIVVNTDGDNQYPQAHITELVQPIINGQAEIVIGDRQTRTIEHFSGFKKLMQRFGSFVASRAAGLDLPDAASGFRAYSKYSLIRLNIVTRFSYCMETIVQAGYKRLAIASIPITTNAKTRESRLFKNIWQHMFQSGSAIARVYLMYRPMALFASVSAVFGVAGLIPFVRYLVLLWADSGGNHLQSLILGVTLVISALLSMVIGVVADLTRMNRTLAEEQLDLQKLARYGD; encoded by the coding sequence GTGAAACTGTTCGTCCAGATCCCCTGCCTCAACGAAGAGGAGACGCTCCCCGCGGTCCTCGAGACGATCCCGACCTCGATCCCGGGTGTCGACGAGATCGAGATCCTGATCATCGACGACGGCTCGACGGACCGGACGGTCGAGGTCGCCCGTGCCCACGGCGTCACCCACATCGTCCGGCACACCACGAACATGGGCCTGGCACGGTCGTTCCGCGACGGCGTGGACTACGCGCTCCTGCACGGTGCGGACATCGTCGTCAACACGGACGGTGACAACCAGTACCCGCAGGCGCACATCACCGAGCTCGTGCAGCCGATCATCAACGGCCAGGCCGAGATCGTCATCGGTGACCGGCAGACGCGCACCATCGAGCACTTCTCCGGCTTCAAGAAGCTCATGCAGCGCTTCGGGTCGTTCGTCGCCAGCCGGGCCGCAGGCCTGGACCTGCCCGACGCCGCCAGCGGGTTCCGCGCGTACTCGAAGTACTCGCTGATCCGTCTCAACATCGTCACCCGCTTCAGCTACTGCATGGAGACGATCGTGCAGGCCGGCTACAAGCGCCTGGCGATCGCGAGCATCCCGATCACGACGAACGCGAAGACCCGCGAGTCACGGCTCTTCAAGAACATCTGGCAGCACATGTTCCAGTCGGGGTCCGCCATCGCCCGGGTCTACCTGATGTACCGACCGATGGCGCTGTTCGCATCGGTCAGCGCCGTGTTCGGCGTCGCGGGGCTGATCCCGTTCGTCCGGTACCTCGTCCTGCTCTGGGCCGACAGCGGCGGCAACCACCTGCAGTCCCTGATCCTCGGCGTCACGCTCGTCATCAGTGCGCTGCTGTCGATGGTGATCGGCGTGGTCGCCGACCTGACCCGGATGAACCGCACCCTGGCCGAGGAACAGCTCGACCTGCAGAAGCTCGCGCGCTACGGCGACTGA
- a CDS encoding glycosyltransferase encodes MALLRSTVARLLGRGVQQRGPEQQPPLVGFVVHGAGGVHPASAHIRVTGRMSALAASGAARVAQVDPVRWADGSDTAHLDAILVQRDAFPLGSLDAAFARASAEGTRIVAEVDDDFFTAEARARLARAEYDPERLASVDRLVRAAAAVVVSTEPLRAVLAAQGIDAVVVPNGVQPGLWAHDPVVPAAAGPRRVLYMGSATHGGDLDLLRDVFDGLVDDDGRPVRLEVVGVTQDDGDAWYDRLELPEGASHYPQFVAFLRDHADRWSAGVAPLTDDRFNDAKSDLKFLEYSMLGLPFVGSDRPSYAGVAAHGGLLAGDRVDDWRAALRTAFHDPDARVRRAQAYVRAERVVASGRDEPGERAWRAALGLA; translated from the coding sequence ATGGCTCTCCTCCGGTCGACCGTCGCCCGTCTGCTCGGCCGGGGCGTGCAGCAGCGAGGACCGGAGCAGCAGCCGCCGCTGGTCGGCTTCGTCGTGCACGGCGCCGGTGGTGTGCACCCGGCGTCGGCGCACATCCGGGTGACCGGTCGGATGTCGGCGCTCGCGGCCTCCGGGGCGGCCCGTGTGGCGCAGGTCGACCCGGTGCGGTGGGCGGACGGCTCGGACACCGCGCACCTCGACGCGATCCTGGTGCAGCGCGACGCGTTCCCGCTCGGCTCGCTCGACGCGGCGTTCGCCCGGGCGTCCGCCGAGGGCACCCGCATCGTCGCCGAGGTGGACGACGACTTCTTCACGGCGGAGGCGCGTGCCCGGCTCGCCCGCGCCGAGTACGACCCGGAGCGCCTGGCGTCCGTCGACCGTCTGGTCCGCGCCGCCGCTGCCGTGGTCGTCTCGACGGAACCGCTGCGCGCCGTGCTCGCGGCGCAGGGCATCGACGCGGTCGTCGTCCCGAACGGCGTCCAGCCGGGGCTGTGGGCGCACGATCCGGTCGTCCCCGCGGCGGCGGGACCGCGGCGCGTCCTCTACATGGGGAGCGCGACCCACGGTGGCGACCTCGACCTGCTCCGCGACGTGTTCGACGGTCTCGTCGACGACGACGGCCGACCCGTCCGGCTCGAGGTCGTCGGCGTCACGCAGGACGACGGCGACGCCTGGTACGACCGACTCGAGCTGCCCGAGGGCGCCAGCCACTACCCGCAGTTCGTCGCGTTCCTGCGCGACCACGCGGACCGCTGGTCGGCGGGCGTCGCACCGCTCACGGACGACCGCTTCAACGACGCCAAGAGCGATCTGAAGTTCCTGGAGTACTCGATGCTCGGGCTGCCCTTCGTCGGGTCGGACCGCCCGTCCTACGCCGGCGTCGCCGCGCACGGTGGCCTGCTCGCCGGTGACCGGGTGGACGACTGGCGCGCGGCCCTCCGGACGGCGTTCCACGACCCGGACGCCCGTGTCCGTCGTGCGCAGGCGTACGTCCGGGCGGAACGTGTCGTCGCCAGCGGGCGGGACGAACCCGGCGAACGGGCGTGGCGCGCGGCGCTCGGGCTCGCCTGA
- a CDS encoding DUF2142 domain-containing protein: MPSRPTTPVDRARVGRLEGITLGLVVAVFALVLGLWAVLVPPFQAPDEKAHFDTALHLAIGDAWVGPGDQRFLNAVQAAAGQAAAGTDTLPAASRATVQKLRAAHPGIDPGAVDQMTQHPPTAYLLQAAVLRTVGFEYLRWDHALLALRLFDALVVLPLPVLAWAAVRRLTRSPRAAVVGAAAVLAVPELASIAASVTNDALTMSLGGFVTAVLVLALTGDRRPRVLLSLGIALGLLVVTKGTGLPAVPVVALALLLGHGAPAWGRRLVETAGVLLLAGAVGGWWWVRNLVVYRTLQPDGYAAIRPPQSFPAGQGPDALTFVDVSWGTVIRTFWGSFGSNAFASMSPWLLVPLTLVTVGVVAALAFRRGPGRRTAVLLAVFPVLLLAAQTSTSIHGYLTTTTVVGTQGRYLFPAVLALIVLSALAWRRLPGGTRLRRILPVVLVVGMVVLATVGLATARVRLVPGAGYAVWSDASLGATATGVLAFVALLTAAAAVVGVARLPSTPPDAVDSPVHPPR, translated from the coding sequence ATGCCGAGCCGACCGACCACCCCGGTGGACCGTGCGCGCGTCGGGCGGCTCGAGGGGATCACCCTCGGACTCGTCGTCGCCGTGTTCGCCCTGGTGCTCGGGCTCTGGGCGGTGCTCGTCCCGCCGTTCCAGGCGCCGGACGAGAAGGCCCACTTCGACACCGCGCTGCACCTGGCGATCGGGGACGCCTGGGTCGGACCGGGTGACCAGCGGTTCCTGAACGCCGTGCAGGCCGCCGCGGGTCAGGCTGCGGCCGGCACGGACACCCTGCCCGCGGCGTCGCGGGCCACGGTGCAGAAGCTCCGCGCCGCGCACCCGGGCATCGACCCGGGCGCCGTCGACCAGATGACCCAGCACCCGCCGACCGCGTACCTGCTGCAGGCCGCGGTCCTGCGGACCGTCGGTTTCGAGTACCTGCGCTGGGACCACGCGCTGCTGGCCCTGCGCCTGTTCGACGCGCTCGTGGTGCTGCCCTTGCCGGTGCTCGCCTGGGCGGCGGTCCGCCGGCTGACCCGGTCGCCGCGTGCCGCCGTCGTCGGCGCTGCCGCGGTGCTGGCCGTGCCGGAACTGGCCTCGATCGCGGCCTCGGTGACGAACGACGCGCTCACGATGTCCCTCGGCGGGTTCGTCACGGCCGTGCTCGTCCTCGCGCTGACGGGCGACCGGCGTCCGCGCGTCCTACTGTCGCTCGGGATCGCCCTCGGTCTGCTCGTCGTCACGAAGGGCACCGGGCTCCCCGCCGTCCCCGTGGTGGCCCTCGCCCTGCTCCTCGGCCACGGTGCCCCGGCGTGGGGTCGTCGACTCGTCGAGACGGCCGGGGTGCTCCTGCTGGCCGGCGCCGTCGGCGGGTGGTGGTGGGTGCGGAACCTCGTCGTGTACCGGACCCTGCAGCCCGACGGGTACGCCGCCATCCGGCCGCCGCAGTCCTTCCCCGCCGGACAGGGACCCGATGCGCTGACCTTCGTCGACGTGAGCTGGGGAACGGTCATCCGGACGTTCTGGGGCAGCTTCGGGTCGAACGCCTTCGCGTCGATGTCGCCGTGGCTGCTCGTCCCGCTCACGCTGGTCACCGTCGGCGTCGTCGCCGCCCTGGCCTTCCGGCGCGGGCCGGGGCGCCGGACCGCGGTGCTCCTCGCCGTCTTCCCGGTGCTGCTGCTCGCGGCGCAGACGTCGACCAGCATCCACGGCTACCTGACGACGACGACGGTCGTCGGGACGCAGGGGCGCTACCTGTTCCCCGCCGTCCTCGCCCTGATCGTGCTCAGCGCCCTCGCGTGGCGGCGTCTCCCGGGCGGGACCCGGCTCCGACGGATCCTGCCGGTGGTCCTGGTCGTCGGGATGGTCGTCCTCGCGACCGTCGGGCTCGCGACCGCCCGTGTCCGGCTCGTCCCCGGCGCCGGCTACGCGGTCTGGTCCGACGCGTCCCTCGGCGCGACCGCGACCGGGGTCCTCGCGTTCGTCGCCCTGCTCACCGCGGCGGCGGCCGTGGTGGGGGTCGCGCGGCTCCCGTCCACACCCCCCGATGCCGTCGACAGCCCGGTCCACCCGCCCCGCTAG
- the rfbB gene encoding dTDP-glucose 4,6-dehydratase has translation MKILVTGGAGFIGSNFVRRTLQDAYPGLEGAEVVVYDALTYSGNLANLAPVADSPRYRFVQGDIRDAAALDQVVPGIDAIVHFAAESHVDRSVRDSGIFVETNVVGTQRLLDAALRHGTERFVHVSTDEVYGSISEGSWDEERPLEPNSPYSASKAGSDLLARSYHRTHGLNLSITRCSNNYGPYHFPEKVIPLFVTNLIDDVHVPLYGEGNNIRDWLHVDDHTRGIAMVLTRGRAGEIYNIGGGTELTNKELTELLLESTGKDWSYVDRVADRLGHDLRYSVDISKIQAELGYEPQVPFAQGLADVVQWYRDNRAWWEPLKERAALA, from the coding sequence GTGAAGATCCTCGTCACCGGAGGAGCCGGCTTCATCGGCTCGAACTTCGTCCGTCGAACCCTCCAGGACGCCTACCCGGGCCTCGAGGGCGCTGAGGTCGTCGTCTACGACGCCCTCACCTACTCGGGCAACCTGGCCAACCTGGCCCCGGTCGCGGACTCCCCGCGCTACCGCTTCGTCCAGGGCGACATCCGCGACGCCGCGGCCCTCGACCAGGTCGTGCCCGGCATCGACGCCATCGTGCACTTCGCCGCCGAGTCCCACGTCGACCGCTCCGTCCGCGACTCCGGCATCTTCGTCGAGACGAACGTCGTCGGCACCCAGCGCCTGCTCGACGCGGCCCTGCGCCACGGTACCGAGCGCTTCGTGCACGTCTCCACGGACGAGGTCTACGGCTCCATCAGCGAGGGCTCGTGGGACGAGGAACGGCCGCTCGAGCCGAACTCGCCCTACTCGGCGTCGAAGGCCGGCAGCGACCTGCTCGCCCGCAGCTACCACCGCACGCACGGCCTGAACCTCTCGATCACGCGCTGCTCGAACAACTACGGCCCGTACCACTTCCCTGAGAAGGTCATCCCGCTCTTCGTCACGAACCTCATCGACGACGTGCACGTGCCCCTCTACGGTGAGGGCAACAACATCCGCGACTGGCTGCACGTGGACGACCACACCCGCGGCATCGCGATGGTCCTGACCCGTGGCCGCGCCGGCGAGATCTACAACATCGGCGGCGGTACCGAGCTGACCAACAAGGAACTCACCGAGCTGCTGCTCGAGTCCACGGGCAAGGACTGGTCGTACGTCGACCGCGTCGCCGACCGCCTCGGGCACGACCTGCGCTACTCGGTCGACATCTCCAAGATCCAGGCCGAGCTCGGCTACGAGCCCCAGGTCCCGTTCGCGCAGGGGCTCGCCGACGTCGTCCAGTGGTACCGCGACAACCGCGCCTGGTGGGAGCCCCTCAAGGAGCGTGCCGCGCTCGCCTGA
- a CDS encoding glycosyltransferase family protein — protein sequence MTDAPVVDHDGFDVVVTVRQAAHRAGAHLPTVRDARAAGATTVIVAVHDVHAGPTSTYPRVVGGDDHVVAGPTVAATWGGAVAAARSVLRSPVVVVQDADVTLPAGALARLVATVAPGAGDGMGAGGDAQASREAVVAVPVVRSGTDVVTSAGAVLVRGTAPVASLLRGHPAEDADALDGARVFAADEPCFAARTADLAVPVRTVDTRTAVARLTRDTADAAGGDCVVVPLGRVYRIEPLRERRYDADAADALAVWRDRGDDSAADALGRLGFRPTAGTADPAGAPVALREPVVRAERLHTRDRGERLRWSIRIAAHPGPRGDDWGDTFFAHDLATALRALGQDVVVDHRESHVRPFSEHLDDVALTLRGLDDTPVHPTATNVLWVISHPDLVSASELARYDLRFAAGPVWAARVERETGLGVAPLLQATDPSRFHPGPTDPAFPELDTAFVGKTREVFRPVVRDAVAAGVDLAVWGEGWAGLLPDGVHRGVFVPNDRLPALYRSARVVLNDHWDDMARDGFVSNRLFDAAASGALVVTDPVPGVAELFHGAVHPYRDVAELRALVRLGESASAEDRAARGARIGAEHSFARRAETLIAAVRQERASR from the coding sequence GTGACCGACGCGCCGGTGGTCGACCACGACGGGTTCGACGTCGTCGTGACGGTCCGCCAGGCCGCGCACCGGGCAGGTGCACACCTGCCGACGGTGCGGGACGCCCGCGCCGCGGGGGCGACGACGGTCATCGTGGCCGTCCACGACGTGCACGCCGGTCCCACGAGCACGTACCCGCGGGTGGTCGGCGGCGACGACCACGTCGTGGCGGGACCGACCGTGGCCGCCACCTGGGGCGGCGCGGTCGCCGCCGCCCGGTCCGTCCTGCGGTCCCCGGTGGTCGTCGTGCAGGACGCCGACGTCACCCTGCCGGCCGGTGCCCTCGCCCGCCTCGTCGCCACGGTCGCCCCGGGCGCCGGCGACGGCATGGGCGCGGGTGGTGACGCGCAGGCCAGCCGGGAGGCCGTGGTCGCCGTCCCCGTCGTCCGGTCCGGTACCGACGTGGTCACCAGCGCCGGCGCGGTCCTGGTGCGCGGCACGGCGCCGGTCGCCTCACTCCTGCGCGGACACCCCGCGGAGGACGCCGACGCCCTGGACGGCGCACGCGTCTTCGCCGCGGACGAGCCCTGCTTCGCCGCCCGGACGGCGGACCTCGCGGTCCCGGTCCGCACCGTCGACACCCGCACCGCCGTCGCCCGGCTCACCCGCGACACCGCGGACGCTGCCGGCGGAGACTGCGTCGTGGTCCCGCTCGGGCGGGTGTACCGCATCGAGCCGCTCCGGGAACGGCGGTACGACGCCGACGCGGCGGACGCGCTCGCCGTCTGGCGCGACCGGGGCGACGACTCGGCAGCGGACGCCCTCGGCCGCCTCGGGTTCCGTCCGACGGCGGGCACCGCCGACCCGGCCGGGGCGCCCGTGGCGTTGCGCGAGCCGGTGGTCCGCGCCGAACGCCTGCACACGCGGGACCGTGGTGAGCGGCTCCGCTGGTCGATCCGGATCGCGGCGCACCCCGGGCCCCGGGGCGACGACTGGGGCGACACGTTCTTCGCACACGACCTCGCCACCGCGCTGCGTGCACTCGGACAGGACGTCGTCGTGGACCACCGGGAGTCGCACGTCCGGCCGTTCTCCGAGCACCTCGACGACGTCGCCCTGACCCTCCGCGGCCTCGACGACACCCCGGTCCACCCGACCGCGACCAACGTGCTCTGGGTGATCTCACACCCCGATCTCGTGTCCGCGTCCGAGCTCGCCCGCTACGACCTCCGGTTCGCCGCCGGTCCGGTGTGGGCCGCCCGCGTGGAGCGGGAGACCGGGCTGGGTGTGGCGCCCCTGCTGCAGGCGACCGACCCGTCCCGCTTCCACCCGGGACCGACCGACCCGGCGTTCCCGGAGCTCGACACCGCCTTCGTCGGGAAGACCCGCGAGGTCTTCCGGCCGGTCGTCCGCGACGCCGTCGCGGCCGGCGTCGACCTCGCCGTCTGGGGCGAAGGATGGGCGGGACTGCTCCCGGACGGCGTGCACCGCGGCGTCTTCGTGCCGAACGACCGACTGCCGGCGCTCTACCGGAGCGCCCGCGTGGTGCTCAACGACCACTGGGACGACATGGCGCGCGACGGGTTCGTGTCGAACCGACTGTTCGACGCGGCAGCGTCCGGGGCCCTCGTCGTCACGGACCCGGTCCCCGGCGTCGCGGAGCTGTTCCACGGCGCGGTCCACCCGTACCGGGACGTCGCCGAGCTGCGGGCGCTCGTCCGGCTGGGCGAGTCCGCCTCGGCCGAGGACCGGGCTGCTCGCGGTGCCCGGATCGGGGCCGAGCACTCCTTCGCCCGACGGGCGGAGACGCTCATCGCTGCCGTGCGGCAGGAGCGCGCGAGCCGCTGA